From a single bacterium genomic region:
- the gyrA gene encoding DNA gyrase subunit A, producing MQDAREQIIPINIEDEMRTSYLDYAMSVIVGRALPDVRDGLKPVHRRILYAMFTGGYRANRAYNKSAKIVGEVMGKFHPHGDSAIYDTLVRLAQDWNMRYPLVDGQGNFGSVDGDPAAAMRYTETRLLPLGESLLVDIDKNTVDFMPNYDGKELEPIVLPSSVPNLMINGSAGIAVGMATNIPPHNLSEVTDALVAMIDKPQISLEELMQFIPGPDFPTGGYILGRKGIKDAYKTGRGKVLMRARVATEQLKGNREAIVVTELPYQVNKARLIVDIANLVKDKKVQGITEVRDESDRDGMRIVLELRRGEESQVVLNNLYKHTQMQTSFGVILLAIVHNQPRYLSLPRMLSLYIAHRREVLLRGTRFDLNKAQERLHIVEGLLIALADIDEVVAIIRSSRDTDNARERLIERFLLSKRQADAILEMRLRTLTALEVDKLEQERKELKTLIEELESILASEKKQYQVIKRDLLAMKKKFGDARRSEIIDNPGEMTIEDLIAEQRMVITISHQGYIKRTDTALYRRQRRGGKGVIGAETKDEDWVEHLFVGTTHDYLMFFTNKGMAHWLKVYELPQAGRASKGRPVVNLLENLDKGEKIESVVPVSKFEEDRFLVFFTKMGRVQRNSLDLYSNPRKVGIKAIKITDGDELVTVKQTTGEEELFIGTRKGMAIRFKESDVRAAGRFTQGVAGISLQKGDEVVGAEVVRSGSTILTTCEHGYGKRSQVEDYRLIKRGGKGVINIKVTERNGEVVGINEVVDEDELIMMTEAGQSIRFTAKDVRIIGRATQGVRFFNVSEGNRITAVSRVESEKSDEEDDDEANGEEMIGETEEGGEE from the coding sequence ATGCAGGACGCACGCGAGCAAATCATTCCCATTAACATCGAAGACGAGATGCGCACGTCCTATCTGGACTATGCGATGTCCGTCATCGTCGGCCGTGCCCTTCCCGATGTCCGGGACGGCTTGAAGCCCGTTCACCGGCGCATTCTGTACGCCATGTTTACGGGCGGCTATCGAGCCAACCGCGCCTACAACAAGTCGGCCAAGATCGTCGGCGAAGTGATGGGCAAGTTCCACCCGCACGGCGACTCAGCGATCTACGATACGCTGGTCCGCCTGGCGCAGGACTGGAACATGCGCTATCCGTTGGTGGACGGCCAAGGCAACTTCGGCTCGGTCGACGGCGACCCCGCGGCAGCCATGCGATACACGGAAACGCGCCTCCTGCCGCTGGGCGAATCGCTGCTGGTCGATATCGACAAGAACACCGTCGACTTCATGCCGAACTACGACGGCAAGGAACTGGAGCCAATCGTGCTCCCTTCCTCCGTTCCTAACCTGATGATCAACGGCAGCGCCGGCATCGCCGTCGGTATGGCAACGAACATCCCGCCGCACAATCTGAGTGAAGTGACCGACGCCCTGGTGGCGATGATCGACAAGCCTCAGATCAGCCTCGAGGAGCTGATGCAGTTCATCCCGGGGCCTGACTTCCCGACGGGCGGCTATATCCTGGGCCGAAAGGGCATCAAAGACGCCTACAAGACGGGCCGCGGCAAGGTGTTGATGCGCGCCCGCGTGGCCACGGAGCAGCTTAAGGGCAATCGCGAAGCGATCGTCGTGACCGAACTCCCCTACCAGGTGAATAAGGCACGCCTGATTGTCGATATTGCGAACCTGGTCAAGGACAAGAAGGTCCAGGGCATTACCGAGGTGCGCGACGAATCCGACCGCGACGGTATGCGGATCGTGCTCGAGCTGCGCCGCGGTGAAGAGTCCCAGGTTGTTCTCAATAATCTCTACAAGCACACACAGATGCAGACGTCGTTCGGCGTGATTCTGCTGGCGATCGTCCACAACCAGCCGCGCTACCTGAGCCTGCCGCGCATGCTGTCGCTGTACATCGCGCACCGTCGCGAGGTTCTTCTGCGCGGAACGCGATTCGATTTGAACAAGGCCCAGGAGCGGCTGCACATCGTCGAGGGTCTGCTGATTGCGCTGGCCGATATCGACGAGGTCGTTGCGATCATTCGCAGCAGCCGGGATACGGATAATGCCCGCGAACGCTTGATCGAGCGCTTCCTGCTGTCGAAGCGACAGGCCGATGCGATCCTTGAGATGCGCCTGCGCACGTTGACGGCTCTCGAAGTCGATAAGCTGGAGCAGGAACGCAAGGAGTTGAAGACCCTGATCGAGGAACTGGAATCGATCCTGGCCTCGGAAAAGAAGCAATACCAGGTGATCAAGCGCGATCTCCTGGCGATGAAGAAGAAGTTCGGCGATGCACGCCGCTCGGAGATCATCGACAACCCGGGCGAGATGACGATCGAAGACTTGATCGCCGAGCAGCGGATGGTCATCACCATCAGCCATCAGGGATACATCAAGCGCACGGATACGGCGCTGTACCGTCGCCAGCGTCGCGGCGGCAAGGGTGTGATCGGCGCCGAGACGAAGGACGAGGATTGGGTCGAGCATCTGTTCGTGGGCACGACCCACGACTACCTGATGTTCTTCACAAACAAGGGCATGGCGCACTGGCTGAAGGTCTACGAGTTGCCGCAGGCCGGCCGCGCCAGCAAGGGCCGCCCGGTCGTGAACCTTCTGGAGAATCTCGACAAGGGCGAGAAGATCGAGTCGGTCGTGCCTGTCAGTAAGTTCGAGGAGGATCGCTTCCTCGTCTTCTTCACGAAGATGGGACGTGTGCAGCGCAACTCGTTAGACTTGTACAGCAACCCACGCAAGGTCGGCATCAAGGCGATCAAGATCACCGACGGCGACGAGCTCGTGACGGTGAAGCAGACGACCGGCGAAGAAGAGCTGTTCATCGGGACGCGCAAGGGCATGGCGATTCGCTTCAAGGAAAGCGATGTCCGCGCAGCGGGCCGCTTTACGCAGGGCGTCGCCGGCATTTCGCTGCAGAAGGGCGATGAAGTCGTCGGTGCCGAGGTCGTGCGAAGCGGATCGACAATCCTGACGACGTGCGAGCATGGCTACGGCAAGCGCAGTCAGGTCGAAGACTATCGCCTGATCAAGCGCGGTGGTAAAGGTGTGATCAACATCAAGGTCACGGAACGGAACGGCGAAGTCGTCGGTATCAACGAAGTCGTCGATGAGGACGAGTTGATCATGATGACGGAAGCGGGACAGTCGATTCGCTTCACGGCCAAGGACGTCCGCATCATCGGCCGTGCGACACAGGGCGTGCGCTTCTTCAATGTCAGCGAAGGCAACCGCATCACCGCCGTTTCTCGCGTAGAAAGCGAGAAGTCCGATGAAGAAGATGACGACGAGGCAAACGGCGAAGAGATGATCGGTGAGACCGAAGAGGGCGGCGAGGAGTAA
- a CDS encoding GatB/YqeY domain-containing protein, protein MALAEQITEDMKTAMKAKDAERLGALRMIRAEILKREKEEAGKKLTDAEVQAVLQTLAKQRKDSIEQYTAGGRQDLADKEARELEVIQSYLPEELSDSEIVAAIDAVIAETGASAPNEMGKVMGPVMARLKQTGKPFDGKKVNGLVKDRLS, encoded by the coding sequence ATGGCACTCGCAGAACAGATTACCGAAGACATGAAAACGGCCATGAAGGCCAAGGACGCGGAGCGCCTGGGCGCCCTGCGTATGATTCGCGCCGAGATCCTCAAGCGCGAGAAGGAGGAGGCGGGAAAGAAGCTCACCGATGCTGAAGTCCAGGCCGTACTCCAGACGCTCGCCAAACAGCGCAAGGACTCCATCGAGCAGTACACTGCCGGTGGCCGCCAGGATCTCGCCGACAAGGAAGCCCGCGAGCTCGAAGTCATTCAGTCCTACCTGCCGGAAGAGCTCTCCGACTCAGAGATCGTGGCGGCTATCGATGCCGTCATAGCCGAGACTGGGGCCTCGGCCCCCAACGAGATGGGAAAAGTGATGGGGCCCGTGATGGCCCGATTGAAGCAGACTGGCAAACCCTTCGATGGCAAGAAAGTGAACGGATTGGTCAAAGATCGCCTGAGTTGA
- the nadB gene encoding L-aspartate oxidase, with protein sequence MPEADVLIIGSGVGGCTAALRAADLGLSVILLTNLDQPDDGSNTSYAQGGIIYRGVEDQPELLEKDIQLAGVNICEPGAAHQLATLGPKLVESVLIERCGVPFDRHEDGSLDLTEEGAHSVPRIVHVGDHTGKAIAVHLVAEVKKNPSIQMINHVTALDLIMAGYHTADPIAIYGPPRCLGAYVLHHGTGEVEPYIARETILATGGLGQIYLHTTNPALARGDGLAMAYRAGARVINLEYIQFHPTAFYHRVAPRFLLSESMRGEGARLVTSSGEQFMAKYHELGPLAPRDVVARAIHEEMLRTGETCMYLDISHKDSDWVRGRFPMIYETMMKWGIDITKQPAPIVPAAHYSCGGVAVDLHARTNVQGLRAVGEVACTGLHGANRLASTSLLEGLVWGVQAAESIAETLKHVPIANANHVEPWHLEKEEGDPALIQQDWMTIKQTMWNYVGLVRSRRRMNRALRILRGLQFDVESFYRRAALTDQLIGLRNGAQTALAVIHAALRNRVSRGAHYRVD encoded by the coding sequence ATGCCGGAAGCAGACGTTCTCATCATCGGAAGTGGGGTTGGCGGCTGCACAGCGGCTTTGCGGGCAGCGGACCTGGGACTCAGCGTGATCCTGCTGACCAACTTGGATCAGCCGGATGACGGCTCGAACACGAGCTATGCCCAGGGCGGCATCATCTATCGCGGCGTCGAGGATCAGCCGGAGTTGCTGGAGAAGGACATCCAACTCGCCGGCGTGAATATCTGCGAGCCGGGCGCCGCGCATCAGCTTGCGACACTGGGCCCCAAACTGGTCGAGAGCGTTCTGATCGAACGCTGCGGCGTGCCGTTCGATCGGCATGAAGATGGGTCGCTGGATCTGACGGAAGAGGGCGCTCACTCCGTCCCGCGAATCGTTCACGTGGGTGACCATACGGGCAAAGCGATCGCCGTTCATCTCGTCGCGGAAGTCAAGAAGAACCCGAGCATTCAGATGATCAACCACGTGACGGCGTTGGATTTGATCATGGCGGGTTATCACACGGCCGATCCGATTGCGATCTATGGACCGCCTCGATGTCTGGGCGCGTACGTTCTGCATCACGGAACGGGCGAGGTAGAACCGTACATCGCGCGCGAGACGATTCTGGCGACGGGCGGGTTGGGTCAGATATATCTCCACACGACGAATCCTGCTTTGGCTCGCGGAGATGGATTGGCGATGGCTTATCGCGCCGGAGCCCGCGTGATCAATCTGGAGTACATTCAGTTCCATCCCACAGCCTTCTATCATCGCGTCGCGCCACGGTTCCTCCTGAGCGAATCGATGCGTGGCGAAGGCGCGCGACTGGTAACAAGCAGCGGCGAGCAGTTCATGGCGAAGTATCATGAACTCGGCCCGCTGGCGCCGCGAGATGTGGTTGCACGCGCCATCCACGAAGAGATGCTGCGCACGGGCGAGACGTGCATGTATCTGGACATCAGCCACAAGGACTCGGACTGGGTGCGTGGGCGTTTCCCGATGATCTATGAAACCATGATGAAATGGGGCATCGATATCACGAAGCAGCCGGCGCCGATCGTGCCTGCCGCGCATTACTCGTGCGGCGGCGTTGCGGTGGATCTCCATGCTCGTACTAATGTGCAGGGCCTTCGTGCTGTCGGCGAGGTGGCATGCACGGGATTGCATGGTGCGAATCGACTGGCTAGCACATCGCTGCTCGAAGGTCTGGTGTGGGGCGTTCAGGCCGCGGAGAGTATTGCGGAAACGTTGAAGCACGTGCCCATCGCGAATGCGAATCATGTCGAACCCTGGCACCTCGAGAAGGAAGAAGGCGACCCGGCACTGATTCAGCAGGACTGGATGACCATCAAGCAGACGATGTGGAACTACGTTGGCCTGGTCCGTTCGCGTCGGCGCATGAACCGCGCGCTGCGGATTCTGCGTGGTCTGCAGTTCGACGTGGAAAGTTTCTACAGACGGGCGGCTCTGACGGATCAACTAATCGG
- a CDS encoding BRCT domain-containing protein has protein sequence MHPDQLPYYRFCSRSMLDKSINSLLGLVEGVSIDGAVSDQEIDYLIQWVHDHRQYQDRHPFNELLPVVAEAVADRVLTEEERYDIIWLCENLRSTEYFDLGTADIQRLHALVSSIAADGIITKEELEGLSSWLEEHDYLRSCWPYDEIEGLVAAVLDDGKIDEREHEALLSFFSEFTETQGKKTLDIDRSMITVQGVCAFCPEITIPNSVVCFTGASSRYTRDEFERIVSDAGGRPVRNVSGKLDYLVIGADGNPCWAYACYGRKVEKAVELRKSGCKLLLVHENDFQDALADSLGL, from the coding sequence ATGCACCCGGACCAACTGCCCTACTACCGATTCTGCTCACGCTCGATGCTCGACAAGTCGATCAATTCACTTTTGGGCCTTGTCGAAGGCGTTTCTATCGATGGTGCAGTCTCCGACCAGGAAATCGACTACCTCATCCAATGGGTCCACGATCATAGGCAGTATCAAGATCGGCATCCCTTTAATGAGCTTCTGCCTGTGGTTGCGGAAGCTGTTGCAGACAGGGTCCTCACCGAGGAGGAACGCTACGACATCATTTGGCTTTGCGAGAATCTTCGATCGACGGAGTATTTTGATCTGGGGACAGCCGACATTCAGCGGCTGCATGCTCTGGTAAGCTCGATCGCTGCGGATGGGATCATTACCAAGGAAGAGCTGGAGGGGTTGTCCTCTTGGTTGGAGGAGCACGATTATCTGCGTTCCTGTTGGCCATACGATGAAATCGAAGGCCTCGTCGCCGCCGTCCTCGATGATGGCAAAATAGACGAGAGAGAGCACGAAGCACTGCTGTCCTTTTTCTCCGAATTCACGGAAACTCAAGGGAAGAAGACTCTGGACATCGATAGATCGATGATCACCGTGCAAGGCGTTTGCGCATTTTGCCCGGAAATCACAATTCCCAACTCGGTCGTTTGCTTCACTGGGGCTTCGTCTCGATATACTCGCGATGAATTCGAGCGGATCGTTTCAGATGCGGGCGGCAGGCCCGTCAGGAACGTCTCAGGGAAGCTGGATTACCTTGTTATCGGCGCAGATGGAAACCCCTGCTGGGCATACGCCTGCTATGGACGGAAGGTCGAGAAGGCCGTGGAACTGCGCAAGAGCGGATGCAAGCTCCTGCTGGTCCATGAAAACGACTTCCAGGACGCCCTTGCCGACTCGCTTGGCTTATAG
- a CDS encoding CTP synthase, which translates to MAPKYIFVTGGVASSLGKGIAAAGLGTLLGARGLKVAMMKVDPYLNIDPGTMSPFQHGEVFVTQDGAETDLDLGHYERFTGTPTSQSNNVTTGQIYDSVIRKERRGDYLGATVQVIPHITDEIKSRIFKLGRESKCDVLIVEIGGTVGDIESQPFLEAIRQIPHDIGAANCLYLHLTLLPYLGAAGELKTKPTQHSVKALREIGIQPHGLICRTEIPMQEEQRRKIALFCNVENQAVFESTTVKSVYEVPLMLHEQALDNWVVTKLGLVTHDAKISRWREMVERMQTAKDEVTVAVVGKYIELQDAYKSIYEALAHGATHQGVNLNIKRVDSEMLEAGSLEKELAEADGILIPGGFGARGIEGKIQAANFARLNNIPFFGICLGMQVALIAFAREVCGLEGANSSEFNDQSPHPVIDLMASQKTVLDLGGTMRLGSYECTLQPNTKAAALYGKPKVHERHRHRYEVNNQYRGTLEEHGLKVSGIFEETNLIEMIELPDHPWYLGCQFHPEFQSRPLEPHPLFREFIGAVAKAKAVK; encoded by the coding sequence ATGGCGCCGAAGTATATCTTTGTGACGGGAGGCGTGGCTTCCTCGCTGGGCAAGGGAATCGCAGCGGCTGGTCTGGGTACTCTGCTGGGGGCCAGAGGCCTGAAAGTCGCAATGATGAAGGTCGATCCATACCTGAATATCGATCCGGGCACGATGAGCCCTTTCCAGCATGGCGAGGTCTTCGTGACCCAGGACGGCGCCGAGACGGACCTGGATCTGGGGCACTACGAGCGTTTCACGGGGACACCCACAAGCCAGAGCAACAATGTGACGACGGGGCAGATTTATGACTCCGTGATTCGCAAGGAGCGGCGGGGCGATTATCTCGGTGCCACGGTCCAGGTCATTCCGCATATCACCGATGAGATCAAATCGCGCATCTTCAAGTTGGGGCGTGAGTCAAAATGCGACGTCCTGATCGTGGAAATCGGCGGCACGGTGGGCGATATCGAGTCGCAGCCATTCCTGGAAGCAATCCGCCAGATCCCTCACGACATCGGCGCCGCGAACTGTCTGTATCTGCATCTGACACTGCTCCCTTACCTGGGCGCGGCAGGAGAATTGAAAACCAAGCCGACGCAACATAGCGTGAAAGCGCTGCGCGAGATTGGCATTCAGCCGCATGGCTTGATTTGTCGTACGGAAATTCCAATGCAGGAGGAACAGCGCCGGAAGATTGCGCTGTTCTGTAACGTCGAGAACCAGGCCGTTTTTGAGTCCACGACGGTGAAGAGCGTGTACGAAGTGCCGCTGATGCTGCACGAGCAGGCACTCGACAACTGGGTTGTGACGAAGTTGGGACTGGTCACGCACGACGCGAAGATCAGCCGCTGGAGAGAAATGGTCGAGCGCATGCAGACGGCCAAGGACGAAGTCACGGTCGCAGTCGTAGGCAAGTACATCGAATTGCAGGATGCCTACAAATCGATCTACGAAGCGCTGGCGCATGGTGCAACGCACCAGGGTGTGAATCTGAACATCAAGCGTGTCGATTCGGAAATGCTGGAGGCGGGATCTCTGGAGAAAGAGCTGGCCGAAGCCGATGGAATTCTTATTCCCGGCGGTTTTGGTGCGCGCGGCATCGAAGGCAAAATCCAGGCGGCGAATTTCGCGCGATTGAACAATATCCCGTTCTTTGGAATCTGCCTGGGGATGCAGGTGGCATTGATTGCATTCGCGCGCGAAGTCTGTGGGCTGGAAGGCGCGAATTCTTCGGAGTTCAACGATCAATCGCCGCACCCGGTGATCGATCTGATGGCGAGCCAGAAGACGGTACTGGATCTTGGCGGAACGATGCGCCTGGGCAGTTACGAATGTACATTGCAGCCCAATACAAAGGCAGCCGCTCTGTACGGAAAGCCGAAGGTCCACGAACGTCATCGCCATCGCTACGAGGTGAATAACCAGTACCGCGGGACGCTCGAAGAGCACGGCCTGAAGGTCTCGGGCATCTTCGAGGAAACAAACCTGATCGAGATGATCGAACTTCCGGATCACCCGTGGTATCTCGGCTGTCAATTCCACCCGGAATTCCAGTCGCGTCCGCTGGAGCCGCATCCGCTGTTCCGCGAGTTCATCGGCGCCGTGGCGAAGGCGAAGGCGGTCAAGTAG
- the tilS gene encoding tRNA lysidine(34) synthetase TilS, giving the protein MKGPQQGVETWKSVLTPESLVVAGISGGPDSVYLLLNLMEAAAEQGWQVHAVHVHHHQRGAEADADAEFVRLLAGELGVPCAVLDIHPDQISGVESEGDSLEGRLREARLSLLRAQAAALGADAIALGHHAGDLAESFLLMALRGSGPTGLGSLREARFLEDDGIWLIRPLLSLSRADIEAELRERGQDWREDSSNRDPKFRRNRLRMEVMPLLQDIESGATEVLARSACLCAEESELLDETVAERLAAAVRSRLEGSILLDAACLRRLKPAMASLVIRRAWARLDGRNSDKEDIFSTNRPGIVLPPPHALTKDLVRRLRLSEGEAAHFGPVRGFAAMVSNHEVLLYRESDPPAELLAAHYREMQRMILLPDPPPPIAVLNSSQRATVGHYEVPLPAEAGRLEIDILPALEFTVDWSAPEFTEQRTAVFDTRSLKKDLILRSIDPKEPLSISGGQKKDAGDVLQEGRIPADMRRRVAGLADDRGVLWIPGVRRAAASVVTDRTELIVRVRWISKEEVSEENP; this is encoded by the coding sequence ATGAAAGGTCCCCAGCAAGGCGTGGAAACCTGGAAATCTGTTCTAACGCCCGAGAGTCTTGTCGTGGCCGGTATCTCCGGCGGACCAGACTCCGTATACCTGCTGCTGAACCTCATGGAGGCTGCCGCCGAGCAGGGTTGGCAGGTCCATGCCGTTCACGTTCATCATCACCAGCGCGGAGCCGAGGCCGACGCTGACGCGGAGTTCGTGCGTCTGCTGGCCGGCGAACTGGGCGTTCCCTGTGCCGTGCTGGATATTCACCCCGACCAGATTTCCGGTGTCGAGTCGGAAGGCGATTCCCTGGAGGGCCGGCTGCGCGAGGCCCGCCTCTCCCTTCTGCGGGCCCAGGCGGCTGCCCTCGGGGCCGATGCCATTGCACTCGGGCATCATGCCGGCGACCTGGCGGAATCCTTCCTCCTGATGGCCCTGCGTGGCTCCGGCCCAACCGGGCTGGGCTCGCTGCGCGAGGCTCGCTTCCTTGAGGACGACGGGATCTGGCTGATTCGGCCACTCCTTTCGCTCTCGCGTGCCGACATTGAGGCCGAACTCCGCGAGCGCGGACAGGATTGGCGCGAGGACAGCAGCAATCGCGACCCGAAGTTCCGCCGCAACCGACTCCGGATGGAAGTCATGCCGCTGCTCCAGGACATCGAATCCGGCGCAACGGAGGTCCTGGCCCGTTCGGCGTGCCTCTGCGCCGAGGAATCGGAACTTCTGGACGAAACCGTGGCCGAGCGCCTGGCAGCAGCCGTCCGATCCCGCCTGGAAGGTTCGATCTTGCTCGATGCGGCCTGTCTGCGGCGGCTCAAGCCGGCGATGGCGTCGCTGGTGATCCGGCGTGCCTGGGCCAGGCTGGATGGGAGAAACTCGGACAAAGAGGATATTTTTTCTACGAATCGGCCGGGGATCGTCTTGCCTCCACCGCATGCCCTCACCAAGGATCTCGTCCGCCGCCTGAGGCTCTCCGAGGGCGAGGCGGCCCATTTCGGTCCGGTCCGCGGCTTCGCGGCGATGGTCAGTAATCATGAAGTCCTCCTGTATCGCGAGTCCGACCCCCCGGCGGAATTGCTGGCGGCGCACTATCGGGAGATGCAGCGTATGATCCTGCTTCCCGATCCTCCGCCGCCGATTGCCGTTCTGAACTCCAGCCAGCGGGCAACCGTTGGCCACTATGAGGTGCCCCTCCCCGCGGAGGCCGGTCGCCTCGAAATTGATATCCTTCCCGCCTTGGAATTCACCGTCGATTGGAGCGCGCCCGAGTTCACGGAGCAGCGCACAGCCGTTTTCGATACACGCAGCTTGAAGAAAGACCTGATCCTTCGGTCCATCGATCCGAAGGAGCCCCTCTCTATTTCCGGGGGGCAGAAGAAGGATGCGGGCGACGTCCTGCAGGAAGGCCGAATTCCCGCCGACATGCGTCGGCGCGTGGCCGGCCTGGCCGACGATCGGGGGGTGCTCTGGATCCCCGGCGTTCGCCGCGCAGCCGCGTCCGTTGTAACGGACCGGACGGAATTGATCGTCCGAGTTCGATGGATTTCCAAAGAGGAGGTGTCGGAGGAAAACCCGTAG
- a CDS encoding DUF11 domain-containing protein encodes MTVRDRLKLVLIAALALSAMVFTGCSKNQYAYTYQVNDLDARVSALEGRKTVTTTGTYVSVLGDVPDGYRRTYMALPTGVESTSSMLVEKMFPEKVTAGQTFDYFLRITNLTGGVYMSDVTVRDQISENFSLASSSPAAQVQGDTLVWNLGTLAPEETRTITVTGSASATGESATCASIDWVPTLCLGTVAVQPDLSVTFDGTDWLTACDVATYRATVTNSGTGVAQNVRVMGSLPSGLKTVDGSASLSADLGDMQPGDSRDISFSVQPERAGSYEAMIRVTSDNVATLESSVVNTVVCQPALALEASGTELLYLGNEGFFIASVSNPSDCNVENVEVVATLPACLDVVNVSDNGSATGRTVTWNLGTLAAGASRDVTVRIAGNAKCNDDVNFVVTGVCADRQADSVPVEIAGIPAILLEVIDITDPVKVGQSSTYVITATNQGSEVGTGIKITGSVEGMTITSTSGATTGNVSGNTVNFAPLASLDPGAKAEWRVEIRANEPGDKRFAIEMTSDQFPRPVNETESTYLYE; translated from the coding sequence ATGACAGTAAGAGATCGTTTGAAGCTCGTCTTGATCGCCGCGCTCGCGCTGAGCGCAATGGTCTTCACAGGCTGTTCGAAGAACCAGTACGCGTACACCTATCAGGTTAACGACCTGGATGCACGCGTGTCTGCACTTGAGGGCCGTAAGACTGTTACCACCACTGGAACCTACGTCTCCGTTCTCGGCGACGTCCCCGACGGCTACCGTCGCACCTACATGGCTCTGCCGACGGGCGTCGAGTCCACCAGCAGCATGTTGGTTGAGAAGATGTTCCCCGAGAAGGTCACGGCCGGCCAGACCTTCGACTATTTCCTGCGCATCACGAACCTGACGGGCGGCGTCTACATGTCCGACGTGACGGTTCGCGACCAGATCTCCGAGAACTTCAGCCTCGCGTCTTCCAGCCCTGCCGCACAGGTCCAGGGCGACACGCTCGTTTGGAATCTCGGCACGCTGGCTCCGGAAGAGACCCGCACCATCACCGTGACTGGCTCTGCCTCCGCCACTGGCGAGAGCGCAACCTGCGCCAGCATCGACTGGGTCCCGACCCTGTGCCTCGGCACCGTGGCCGTCCAGCCTGACCTGTCCGTCACCTTCGACGGCACCGACTGGCTGACCGCTTGCGACGTCGCCACCTACCGCGCGACCGTCACCAACAGCGGCACCGGCGTCGCCCAGAACGTTCGCGTCATGGGCAGCCTGCCCTCCGGTCTGAAGACCGTTGACGGCTCCGCCAGCCTGAGCGCCGACCTCGGCGACATGCAGCCCGGCGACAGCCGCGACATCAGCTTCAGCGTCCAGCCCGAGCGCGCTGGCTCCTACGAGGCGATGATCCGCGTGACCTCCGACAACGTTGCGACCCTCGAGTCCAGCGTCGTCAACACGGTCGTCTGCCAGCCGGCACTTGCCCTTGAGGCCAGTGGAACCGAGCTGCTGTACCTCGGCAACGAAGGCTTCTTCATCGCCAGCGTCTCGAACCCGAGCGACTGCAATGTTGAGAACGTCGAAGTCGTCGCCACGCTGCCCGCGTGCCTCGACGTCGTGAACGTCTCCGACAACGGCTCGGCAACCGGCCGTACCGTCACCTGGAACCTCGGCACTCTGGCCGCCGGCGCCAGCCGCGACGTCACCGTCCGCATCGCCGGCAACGCCAAGTGCAACGACGACGTCAACTTCGTGGTCACCGGCGTTTGCGCCGACCGCCAGGCTGACAGCGTCCCGGTCGAGATCGCCGGTATCCCGGCTATCCTGCTCGAGGTGATCGACATCACTGACCCGGTCAAGGTTGGCCAGTCCAGTACCTACGTCATCACCGCCACGAACCAGGGCTCTGAAGTCGGCACCGGCATCAAGATCACTGGCTCCGTCGAAGGCATGACGATCACCAGCACCAGTGGCGCCACCACCGGCAACGTCAGTGGCAACACCGTCAACTTCGCTCCGCTGGCTTCCCTGGATCCTGGGGCCAAGGCTGAATGGCGTGTCGAAATCCGCGCCAACGAGCCGGGCGACAAGCGCTTTGCAATCGAGATGACCAGCGATCAGTTCCCGCGTCCGGTCAACGAGACGGAATCCACCTACCTGTACGAATAA